The Onthophagus taurus isolate NC chromosome 2, IU_Otau_3.0, whole genome shotgun sequence genome includes a window with the following:
- the LOC111413372 gene encoding uncharacterized protein isoform X4, whose translation MDTFREIILLLLMGMILCEATEESEIKAFVGSTVALPCRLDTSVCGNLHSVKFYRETSRIYVYSQVGGVARAEGDATQRMKVEYRQDRMEALLEISPVAIEDEATYKCEITYLEVLENCAVVQLIKLKTLVIPTKVHMLHDDKELVDPVLGPYNEGTEVVVTCEAIGGRPIPDVKWYNGSREIKSKYTTIDNGDGTGNGLAKLELLLSRGDLQASFECRVESDALQKPVHKSFSADVNVRPTSLRLYGANDSVVQGTNVKLRCDVFGGKPAAEIRWFNKSAPITNDKLISTEPQVTSDGTYTTRSVLAFQATRWENGNSFHCYADNSVIRDQKESDLQGVLIIDVEYPPVVVVEPVNITVNESDRTLLLCSYISNPMALLGVVWKKDGQNLTISDDKYEGGTMEDLALVIRNVSRDDMGEYKCICRNKVGISESEASIYLNVQYTPTVEVRRDPASPVRAEDKGNVTLFCEVSAGNPVALSKVKWFMNGELILELPECNYTSYDEDGNGEGYGGPYCGIDSSVLLLLNVTETFAGNYSCQGKNVVGWGPKSTDQELIVYYPPKGTKLRSTPTKIVKKAAVTLHCTVERLGIPEDVTYEWYRGSYLVPDVNTANWTIAPVTLETKSNFTCIAKNAGGSSSPASLSLDVLAPPAFIQNLIPYQGIPVSSENISLTCRVECFPLCKIHWYKDRVKIGADDNKYRIKEIFHPPDTNKNDFESVESTLIWNLQNWPGKQLNKTAPNSNYTCQSTRNEAGFGVNSTMEIAVDYPPDNLTAQPNFLRVHEHEKPQEIICSGKGHPQLTFSWRSANSEVELSNTNKLSLKPVTRNDSGKYICKASNKHGNMTTAAIIVVTYVPECTLEPIDQDGRPSLLCTAHASPDIVTFSFKIKGENETIEPSTVNGLKGYLLLESGIDTFRTYQCIVTNSIGSGIPCERDVAGTASWWKQFANENLIILIAVAVGIIICLIIICIIIILVCRRKRASNKYNNPVEVEEREKPDGQSNASGQTKWPLKPGMLIHQGPKLSGSGVNIATFSSGLNQFKCTSVRDRGFRYKKGKSKIYCRLERLRDLLCLKDQDSLPLGIRRDSNIVTFRKFNASPVNAVKPEPPANPPPTSRKRKKPGSLPNQSSMGDKGGLGGTPQGGGIADPLNDPDKLFYENLPFHGMQNPPNKPISIITPTIHINATKQRPTRFPTSPSFANNQNTLNLNIQNRPIVTRNQSFHGFKNANNSTENDLANASISLAAAIQKYSQQDLSNIKFTSIRTNPNITNSRNFLSQQHLNNSASGRVSGRNEHKLDIRRTASGINTYPKNETKENKETTTEPKETKQTKETKKSKQQKFGSLELRKHHRCYSPTFYSMRCKKHGKKRPVIYALVKRQKTTSKTSISSLKSTKSESDDGFQNLTDSIQILEHSPNDRNTTPLPAPRCKKHGGKMEIIYANVAKNHLNDSSNSESEKKDSEKSVVQNESTTTKAIVHETPRSSRKEIEDAKQETKICKIVDSPVLQMVNANSSIASIKVTPTVKVSPNFIKPKTESPKGALYLQLQAKLKNSPSQNGQNLLNKSIKSETSLDVSFSKENLNSPKAVKSNTCIIKSHSPLIVNPSVSVPKMPLLNTSTLSMKTNPINTKNAFYTLTTPHYKHVSKSPNFQQYSTIPNPQKHHMKLLPRSLFQDHQQQNISKSKSFSSKSKPKKHFQIPLQKCHSFKFQTAESYFQPIKNIHEENLMRNGYGAGDAMTPSYHSERNHKKDKHKSSKGPLVVRRPPNDYQENVQFQENMQNSVQLQYPQPVLGRTNTNGVVYADLDMPKTGNVNKQYNPELSSLGKHQKNTKSSKTEYATLKFNDIGQEIDV comes from the exons CCAAGTATACGACGATTGATAATGGGGACGGAACTGGAAATGGACTGGCGAAGTTGGAGCTATTGTTATCACGTGGAGATCTACAAGCTAGCTTCGAATGTAGGGTTGAAAGTGATGCACTACAAAAACCGGTTCATAAGTCTTTTAGTGCTGACGTTAACG TACGCCCTACCAGCTTACGATTGTATGGAGCAAATGATTCTGTCGTCCAGGGAACTAATGTTAAACTAAGATGCGATGTTTTTGGAGGAAAACCTGCAGCGGAAATAAGATGGTTCAACAAATCCGCCCCCATCACGAACGACAAATTGATTAGTACCGAGCCTCAAGTCACG AGCGACGGCACCTACACAACCCGGAGCGTTTTGGCGTTTCAAGCAACTCGGTGGGAAAACGGGAATTCCTTCCACTGTTACGCGGACAACTCCGTTATCCGGGACCAAAAGGAATCCGACCTACAGGGTGTTCTCATTATAGATGTTGAAT ATCCTCCTGTGGTTGTCGTCGAACCAGTTAACATTACCGTTAATGAATCGGATAGGACCCTTCTGTTATGCTCCTATATTTCAAATCCGATGGCATTACTCGGAGTTGTATG GAAAAAAGATGgacaaaatttgacaatttctgaCGATAAATACGAAGGTGGTACGATGGAGGATTTAGCTCTGGTTATTCGAAATGTCAGCAGGGACGATATGGGCGAATATAAATGTATATGTAGGAATAAAGTTGGAATATCAGAATCCGAAGCTAGTATCTACCTTAACGTTCAAT ACACTCCTACTGTAGAAGTGAGACGCGATCCAGCAAGCCCGGTACGTGCCGAGGACAAGGGTAACGTGACGTTATTCTGCGAGGTGTCTGCAGGAAATCCAGTCGCCCTATCGAAG GTGAAGTGGTTCATGAACGGCGAGCTTATACTGGAACTCCCCGAATGCAACTACACGTCCTACGACGAGGATGGAAACGGAGAAGGATACGGTGGTCCATACTGTGGGATCGATTCTAGTGTTCTACTTTTACTTAACGTTACCGAGACCTTCGCCGGTAATTACTCTTGCCAAGGAAAAAATGTCGTCGGATGGGGACCAAAGTCAACCGATCAAGAACTAATTGTTTATT ATCCTCCGAAAGGAACAAAACTACGCTCTACGCCTACAAAGATCGTGAAGAAGGCGGCCGTCACCCTACACTGCACAGTGGAAAGGCTTGGAATCCCAGAGGACGTCACATACGAATGGTACAGGGGTTCGTATCTAGTACCGGACGTGAACACGGCAAACTGGACGATAGCCCCGGTCACATTAGAGACAAAGAGCAATTTCACGTGCATAGCGAAGAACGCCGGGGGCAGTAGTTCGCCAGCATCCCTGTCTCTGGACGTGCTCG CTCCACCGGCCTTTATACAGAACCTGATACCATACCAAGGCATACCGGTGTCGTCCGAGAATATTTCTTTGACGTGCCGCGTCGAATGCTTTCCTTTGTGCAAGATACACTGGTACAAGGATAGGGTGAAGATTGGCGCTGACGATAACAAGTATCGAATAAAGGAGATATTTCATCCGCCCGACacaaataaaaacgatttcgAATCAGTTGAAAGCACATtg ATATGGAACTTGCAAAACTGGCCTGGtaaacaattaaacaaaactGCACCAAACTCAAATTATACATGCCAAAGTACGCGAAATGAAGCAGGTTTTGGGGTTAATTCAACTATGGAAATCGCAGTTGATt ATCCCCCAGATAATTTAACCGCTCAACCAAATTTCTTGAGAGTACACGAACACGAAAAACCgcaagaaattatttgtagCGGTAAAGGACACCCTCAACTCACTTTTAGTTGGCGTAGCGCAAATTCAGAAGTAGAACTATCCAACACCAACAAATTATCTTTGAAACCCGTGACCAGAAATGATTCGGGAAAATACATATGCAAAGCTTCCAATAAACATGGAAATATGACCACAGCAGCTATTATCGTAGTTACAT ATGTTCCCGAATGCACTTTAGAACCTATAGACCAAGATGGACGGCCAAGTTTGCTCTGTACCGCACACGCCAGCCCGGACATAGTGACATTTTCGTTTAAGATTAAGGGAGAAAACGAGACGATCGAACCCAGCACTGTTAACGGACTAAAAGGATATCTTCTTTTGGAATCCGGTATCGACACCTTCAGGACTTACCAATGCATCGTAACTAATTCTATTGGGAGCGGCATTCCTTGCGAACGTGATGTTGcag GCACTGCATCCTGGTGGAAACAATTCGCGAACGAAAACTTAATCATTCTAATAGCTGTAGCGGTCGGAATTATCATTTGTCTTATCATAATTTGCATCATCATAATTCTCGTATGCAGAAGAAAACGTGCCAGCAATAAAT ACAATAATCCAGTTGAAGTGGAGGAACGTgaaaa GCCGGACGGACAGAGTAACGCTTCGGGACAGACGAAATGGCCGCTGAAGCCGGGGATGCTGATCCATCAAGGACCGAAATTGAGCGGAAGCGGGGTGAATATTGCGACGTTTTCTTCCGGTTTGAACCAGTTCAAGTGTACGTCCGTTCGGGATCGTGGCTTCAGGTACAAAAAAGGCAAGAGCAAGATATACTGTAGATTAGAACGGCTGAGGGATTTGCTGTGTCTCAAAGACCAGGACTCGCTTCCTTTGGGAATCAGAAGGGATTCGAATATAG TTACATTTAGAAAGTTTAACGCTTCCCCGGTTAATGCGGTAAAACCGGAACCACCGGCGAATCCGCCACCGACGTCCAGAAAAAGGAAGAAACCGGGATCCC TACCGAACCAGTCCTCTATGGGAGATAAGGGAGGCTTAGGGGGTACTCCACAGGGTGGAGGTATTGCCGACCCCCTAAATGACCCCGACAAACTCTTTTATGAAAACTTACCCTTCCATGGTATGCAGAATCCACCAAATAAA CCAATATCAATAATAACACCCACCATTCATATAAACGCTACCAAACAACGTCCCACTCGTTTCCCAACTTCTCCATCCTTCGCAAATAACCAAAATACCTTAAATTTGAACATACAAAATCGACCGATTGTTACAAGGAATCAATCTTTTCATGGATTTAAGAATGCCAACAATAGCACAGAAAATGATTTGGCAAATGCTTCCATTTCCCTTGCTGCTGCCATCCAAAAATATTCCCAGCAAGATTTGAGTAACATAAAGTTTACTTCAATACGAACAAATCCGAATATAACAAActcaagaaattttttatcgcAACAGCATCTCAATAATTCCGCATCTGGCAGAGTTTCCGGTAGAAATGAACACAAATTAGATATTAGGAGAACCGCTTCTGGTATAAATACTTATCCCAAAAATGAAACtaaagaaaacaaagaaaCCACTACAGAACCCAAAGAAACCAAACAAactaaagaaacaaaaaagtcGAAGCAGCAAAAATTTGGTTCGTTAGAATTACGTAAACATCACCGTTGTTATTCACCAACATTTTATTCGATGCGTTGTAAAAAGCATGGAAAGAAAAGGCCGGTTATTTATGCCTTAGTGAAACGACAAAAAACAACCAGCAAAACTTCAATTTCTAGTTTAAAATCGACCAAAAGCGAGTCTGATGATGGATTTCAAAACTTAACAGATAGTATACAAATACTCGAGCATTCCCCAAATGATAGAAACACAACACCTCTTCCAGCACCAAGATGTAAAAAGCATGGCGGTAAAATGGAAATCATTTATGCAAACGTCGCCAAAAATCATCTTAACGATTCTTCTAATTCGGAATCAGAAAAAAAAGACTCCGAAAAAAGTGTGGTTCAAAACGAATCTACCACCACTAAAGCAATTGTACACGAAACTCCAAGAAGTTCTcgaaaagaaattgaagatgcCAAACAAGAAACGAAGATTTGCAAAATCGTTGATAGCCCAGTGTTACAAATGGTGAATGCCAATTCATCAATTGCGAGTATTAAAGTTACCCCAACGGTGAAAGTTAGCCCAAACTTTATTAAACCAAAGACTGAAAGTCCAAAAGGAGCTTTATACCTACAATTAcaagcaaaattaaaaaactctCCAAGTCAAAATGGCCAAAATCTTTTAAACAAGTCAATCAAAAGTGAGACTAGTCTAGATGTATCTTTTTCtaaggaaaatttaaattcaccAAAGGCCGTAAAAAGTAACACTTGCATAATAAAAAGTCATAGCCCTTTAATCGTTAATCCTTCAGTGTCTGTTCCTAAAATGCCCTTGCTGAACACATCAACGCTAAGCATGAAGACTAATCCAATAAACACAAAG AACGCCTTTTACACATTAACCACCCCTCATTATAAGCACGTTAGTAAATCcccaaattttcaacaatactCGACGATACCAAATCCTCAAAAACACCACATGAAGTTGTTGCCGCGATCTCTATTCCAAGATCACCAGCAGCAGAATATTAGCAAGAGTAAATCGTTTTCGTCGAAGAGCAAGCCGAAGAAGCACTTTCAAATACCCTTACAAAAGTGCCATAGTTTCAAATTTCAAACGGCCGAAAGTTATTTTCAGcccataaaaaatattcacgaagaaaatttgatgagaAATGGCTATGGTGCGGGAGATGCCATGACACCTTCGTATCATAGTGAAAGAAATCACAAAAAAGATAAACACAAGTCTAGTAAAGGCCCGTTGGTGGTTAGGAGGCCACCAAACGACTACCAAGAAAACGTTCAATTCCAAGAGAATATGCAAAATTCTGTGCAACTTCAATATCCTCAACCAGTTTTGGGAAGAACCAACACGAATGGAGTTGTTTACGCGGATTTGGATATGCCAAAAACGGgcaatgttaataaacaatataatCCAGAGTTATCATCGCTcggaaaacatcaaaaaaatacCAAATCATCAAAGACTGAATACGCAACGTTGAAATTCAACGATATCGGCCaagaaattgacgtttaa
- the LOC111413372 gene encoding uncharacterized protein isoform X3 encodes MDTFREIILLLLMGMILCEAATEESEIKAFVGSTVALPCRLDTSVCGNLHSVKFYRETSRIYVYSQVGGVARAEGDATQRMKVEYRQDRMEALLEISPVAIEDEATYKCEITYLEVLENCAVVQLIKLKTLVIPTKVHMLHDDKELVDPVLGPYNEGTEVVVTCEAIGGRPIPDVKWYNGSREIKSKYTTIDNGDGTGNGLAKLELLLSRGDLQASFECRVESDALQKPVHKSFSADVNVRPTSLRLYGANDSVVQGTNVKLRCDVFGGKPAAEIRWFNKSAPITNDKLISTEPQVTSDGTYTTRSVLAFQATRWENGNSFHCYADNSVIRDQKESDLQGVLIIDVEYPPVVVVEPVNITVNESDRTLLLCSYISNPMALLGVVWKKDGQNLTISDDKYEGGTMEDLALVIRNVSRDDMGEYKCICRNKVGISESEASIYLNVQYTPTVEVRRDPASPVRAEDKGNVTLFCEVSAGNPVALSKVKWFMNGELILELPECNYTSYDEDGNGEGYGGPYCGIDSSVLLLLNVTETFAGNYSCQGKNVVGWGPKSTDQELIVYYPPKGTKLRSTPTKIVKKAAVTLHCTVERLGIPEDVTYEWYRGSYLVPDVNTANWTIAPVTLETKSNFTCIAKNAGGSSSPASLSLDVLAPPAFIQNLIPYQGIPVSSENISLTCRVECFPLCKIHWYKDRVKIGADDNKYRIKEIFHPPDTNKNDFESVESTLIWNLQNWPGKQLNKTAPNSNYTCQSTRNEAGFGVNSTMEIAVDYPPDNLTAQPNFLRVHEHEKPQEIICSGKGHPQLTFSWRSANSEVELSNTNKLSLKPVTRNDSGKYICKASNKHGNMTTAAIIVVTYVPECTLEPIDQDGRPSLLCTAHASPDIVTFSFKIKGENETIEPSTVNGLKGYLLLESGIDTFRTYQCIVTNSIGSGIPCERDVAGTASWWKQFANENLIILIAVAVGIIICLIIICIIIILVCRRKRASNKYNNPVEVEEREKPDGQSNASGQTKWPLKPGMLIHQGPKLSGSGVNIATFSSGLNQFKCTSVRDRGFRYKKGKSKIYCRLERLRDLLCLKDQDSLPLGIRRDSNIVTFRKFNASPVNAVKPEPPANPPPTSRKRKKPGSLPNQSSMGDKGGLGGTPQGGGIADPLNDPDKLFYENLPFHGMQNPPNKPISIITPTIHINATKQRPTRFPTSPSFANNQNTLNLNIQNRPIVTRNQSFHGFKNANNSTENDLANASISLAAAIQKYSQQDLSNIKFTSIRTNPNITNSRNFLSQQHLNNSASGRVSGRNEHKLDIRRTASGINTYPKNETKENKETTTEPKETKQTKETKKSKQQKFGSLELRKHHRCYSPTFYSMRCKKHGKKRPVIYALVKRQKTTSKTSISSLKSTKSESDDGFQNLTDSIQILEHSPNDRNTTPLPAPRCKKHGGKMEIIYANVAKNHLNDSSNSESEKKDSEKSVVQNESTTTKAIVHETPRSSRKEIEDAKQETKICKIVDSPVLQMVNANSSIASIKVTPTVKVSPNFIKPKTESPKGALYLQLQAKLKNSPSQNGQNLLNKSIKSETSLDVSFSKENLNSPKAVKSNTCIIKSHSPLIVNPSVSVPKMPLLNTSTLSMKTNPINTKNAFYTLTTPHYKHVSKSPNFQQYSTIPNPQKHHMKLLPRSLFQDHQQQNISKSKSFSSKSKPKKHFQIPLQKCHSFKFQTAESYFQPIKNIHEENLMRNGYGAGDAMTPSYHSERNHKKDKHKSSKGPLVVRRPPNDYQENVQFQENMQNSVQLQYPQPVLGRTNTNGVVYADLDMPKTGNVNKQYNPELSSLGKHQKNTKSSKTEYATLKFNDIGQEIDV; translated from the exons CCAAGTATACGACGATTGATAATGGGGACGGAACTGGAAATGGACTGGCGAAGTTGGAGCTATTGTTATCACGTGGAGATCTACAAGCTAGCTTCGAATGTAGGGTTGAAAGTGATGCACTACAAAAACCGGTTCATAAGTCTTTTAGTGCTGACGTTAACG TACGCCCTACCAGCTTACGATTGTATGGAGCAAATGATTCTGTCGTCCAGGGAACTAATGTTAAACTAAGATGCGATGTTTTTGGAGGAAAACCTGCAGCGGAAATAAGATGGTTCAACAAATCCGCCCCCATCACGAACGACAAATTGATTAGTACCGAGCCTCAAGTCACG AGCGACGGCACCTACACAACCCGGAGCGTTTTGGCGTTTCAAGCAACTCGGTGGGAAAACGGGAATTCCTTCCACTGTTACGCGGACAACTCCGTTATCCGGGACCAAAAGGAATCCGACCTACAGGGTGTTCTCATTATAGATGTTGAAT ATCCTCCTGTGGTTGTCGTCGAACCAGTTAACATTACCGTTAATGAATCGGATAGGACCCTTCTGTTATGCTCCTATATTTCAAATCCGATGGCATTACTCGGAGTTGTATG GAAAAAAGATGgacaaaatttgacaatttctgaCGATAAATACGAAGGTGGTACGATGGAGGATTTAGCTCTGGTTATTCGAAATGTCAGCAGGGACGATATGGGCGAATATAAATGTATATGTAGGAATAAAGTTGGAATATCAGAATCCGAAGCTAGTATCTACCTTAACGTTCAAT ACACTCCTACTGTAGAAGTGAGACGCGATCCAGCAAGCCCGGTACGTGCCGAGGACAAGGGTAACGTGACGTTATTCTGCGAGGTGTCTGCAGGAAATCCAGTCGCCCTATCGAAG GTGAAGTGGTTCATGAACGGCGAGCTTATACTGGAACTCCCCGAATGCAACTACACGTCCTACGACGAGGATGGAAACGGAGAAGGATACGGTGGTCCATACTGTGGGATCGATTCTAGTGTTCTACTTTTACTTAACGTTACCGAGACCTTCGCCGGTAATTACTCTTGCCAAGGAAAAAATGTCGTCGGATGGGGACCAAAGTCAACCGATCAAGAACTAATTGTTTATT ATCCTCCGAAAGGAACAAAACTACGCTCTACGCCTACAAAGATCGTGAAGAAGGCGGCCGTCACCCTACACTGCACAGTGGAAAGGCTTGGAATCCCAGAGGACGTCACATACGAATGGTACAGGGGTTCGTATCTAGTACCGGACGTGAACACGGCAAACTGGACGATAGCCCCGGTCACATTAGAGACAAAGAGCAATTTCACGTGCATAGCGAAGAACGCCGGGGGCAGTAGTTCGCCAGCATCCCTGTCTCTGGACGTGCTCG CTCCACCGGCCTTTATACAGAACCTGATACCATACCAAGGCATACCGGTGTCGTCCGAGAATATTTCTTTGACGTGCCGCGTCGAATGCTTTCCTTTGTGCAAGATACACTGGTACAAGGATAGGGTGAAGATTGGCGCTGACGATAACAAGTATCGAATAAAGGAGATATTTCATCCGCCCGACacaaataaaaacgatttcgAATCAGTTGAAAGCACATtg ATATGGAACTTGCAAAACTGGCCTGGtaaacaattaaacaaaactGCACCAAACTCAAATTATACATGCCAAAGTACGCGAAATGAAGCAGGTTTTGGGGTTAATTCAACTATGGAAATCGCAGTTGATt ATCCCCCAGATAATTTAACCGCTCAACCAAATTTCTTGAGAGTACACGAACACGAAAAACCgcaagaaattatttgtagCGGTAAAGGACACCCTCAACTCACTTTTAGTTGGCGTAGCGCAAATTCAGAAGTAGAACTATCCAACACCAACAAATTATCTTTGAAACCCGTGACCAGAAATGATTCGGGAAAATACATATGCAAAGCTTCCAATAAACATGGAAATATGACCACAGCAGCTATTATCGTAGTTACAT ATGTTCCCGAATGCACTTTAGAACCTATAGACCAAGATGGACGGCCAAGTTTGCTCTGTACCGCACACGCCAGCCCGGACATAGTGACATTTTCGTTTAAGATTAAGGGAGAAAACGAGACGATCGAACCCAGCACTGTTAACGGACTAAAAGGATATCTTCTTTTGGAATCCGGTATCGACACCTTCAGGACTTACCAATGCATCGTAACTAATTCTATTGGGAGCGGCATTCCTTGCGAACGTGATGTTGcag GCACTGCATCCTGGTGGAAACAATTCGCGAACGAAAACTTAATCATTCTAATAGCTGTAGCGGTCGGAATTATCATTTGTCTTATCATAATTTGCATCATCATAATTCTCGTATGCAGAAGAAAACGTGCCAGCAATAAAT ACAATAATCCAGTTGAAGTGGAGGAACGTgaaaa GCCGGACGGACAGAGTAACGCTTCGGGACAGACGAAATGGCCGCTGAAGCCGGGGATGCTGATCCATCAAGGACCGAAATTGAGCGGAAGCGGGGTGAATATTGCGACGTTTTCTTCCGGTTTGAACCAGTTCAAGTGTACGTCCGTTCGGGATCGTGGCTTCAGGTACAAAAAAGGCAAGAGCAAGATATACTGTAGATTAGAACGGCTGAGGGATTTGCTGTGTCTCAAAGACCAGGACTCGCTTCCTTTGGGAATCAGAAGGGATTCGAATATAG TTACATTTAGAAAGTTTAACGCTTCCCCGGTTAATGCGGTAAAACCGGAACCACCGGCGAATCCGCCACCGACGTCCAGAAAAAGGAAGAAACCGGGATCCC TACCGAACCAGTCCTCTATGGGAGATAAGGGAGGCTTAGGGGGTACTCCACAGGGTGGAGGTATTGCCGACCCCCTAAATGACCCCGACAAACTCTTTTATGAAAACTTACCCTTCCATGGTATGCAGAATCCACCAAATAAA CCAATATCAATAATAACACCCACCATTCATATAAACGCTACCAAACAACGTCCCACTCGTTTCCCAACTTCTCCATCCTTCGCAAATAACCAAAATACCTTAAATTTGAACATACAAAATCGACCGATTGTTACAAGGAATCAATCTTTTCATGGATTTAAGAATGCCAACAATAGCACAGAAAATGATTTGGCAAATGCTTCCATTTCCCTTGCTGCTGCCATCCAAAAATATTCCCAGCAAGATTTGAGTAACATAAAGTTTACTTCAATACGAACAAATCCGAATATAACAAActcaagaaattttttatcgcAACAGCATCTCAATAATTCCGCATCTGGCAGAGTTTCCGGTAGAAATGAACACAAATTAGATATTAGGAGAACCGCTTCTGGTATAAATACTTATCCCAAAAATGAAACtaaagaaaacaaagaaaCCACTACAGAACCCAAAGAAACCAAACAAactaaagaaacaaaaaagtcGAAGCAGCAAAAATTTGGTTCGTTAGAATTACGTAAACATCACCGTTGTTATTCACCAACATTTTATTCGATGCGTTGTAAAAAGCATGGAAAGAAAAGGCCGGTTATTTATGCCTTAGTGAAACGACAAAAAACAACCAGCAAAACTTCAATTTCTAGTTTAAAATCGACCAAAAGCGAGTCTGATGATGGATTTCAAAACTTAACAGATAGTATACAAATACTCGAGCATTCCCCAAATGATAGAAACACAACACCTCTTCCAGCACCAAGATGTAAAAAGCATGGCGGTAAAATGGAAATCATTTATGCAAACGTCGCCAAAAATCATCTTAACGATTCTTCTAATTCGGAATCAGAAAAAAAAGACTCCGAAAAAAGTGTGGTTCAAAACGAATCTACCACCACTAAAGCAATTGTACACGAAACTCCAAGAAGTTCTcgaaaagaaattgaagatgcCAAACAAGAAACGAAGATTTGCAAAATCGTTGATAGCCCAGTGTTACAAATGGTGAATGCCAATTCATCAATTGCGAGTATTAAAGTTACCCCAACGGTGAAAGTTAGCCCAAACTTTATTAAACCAAAGACTGAAAGTCCAAAAGGAGCTTTATACCTACAATTAcaagcaaaattaaaaaactctCCAAGTCAAAATGGCCAAAATCTTTTAAACAAGTCAATCAAAAGTGAGACTAGTCTAGATGTATCTTTTTCtaaggaaaatttaaattcaccAAAGGCCGTAAAAAGTAACACTTGCATAATAAAAAGTCATAGCCCTTTAATCGTTAATCCTTCAGTGTCTGTTCCTAAAATGCCCTTGCTGAACACATCAACGCTAAGCATGAAGACTAATCCAATAAACACAAAG AACGCCTTTTACACATTAACCACCCCTCATTATAAGCACGTTAGTAAATCcccaaattttcaacaatactCGACGATACCAAATCCTCAAAAACACCACATGAAGTTGTTGCCGCGATCTCTATTCCAAGATCACCAGCAGCAGAATATTAGCAAGAGTAAATCGTTTTCGTCGAAGAGCAAGCCGAAGAAGCACTTTCAAATACCCTTACAAAAGTGCCATAGTTTCAAATTTCAAACGGCCGAAAGTTATTTTCAGcccataaaaaatattcacgaagaaaatttgatgagaAATGGCTATGGTGCGGGAGATGCCATGACACCTTCGTATCATAGTGAAAGAAATCACAAAAAAGATAAACACAAGTCTAGTAAAGGCCCGTTGGTGGTTAGGAGGCCACCAAACGACTACCAAGAAAACGTTCAATTCCAAGAGAATATGCAAAATTCTGTGCAACTTCAATATCCTCAACCAGTTTTGGGAAGAACCAACACGAATGGAGTTGTTTACGCGGATTTGGATATGCCAAAAACGGgcaatgttaataaacaatataatCCAGAGTTATCATCGCTcggaaaacatcaaaaaaatacCAAATCATCAAAGACTGAATACGCAACGTTGAAATTCAACGATATCGGCCaagaaattgacgtttaa